A stretch of the Panthera uncia isolate 11264 chromosome E2 unlocalized genomic scaffold, Puncia_PCG_1.0 HiC_scaffold_20, whole genome shotgun sequence genome encodes the following:
- the ATXN1L gene encoding LOW QUALITY PROTEIN: ataxin-1-like (The sequence of the model RefSeq protein was modified relative to this genomic sequence to represent the inferred CDS: deleted 1 base in 1 codon) — MKPVHERSQECLPPKKRDLPVTSEDMGRTTSCSTNHTPSSDASEWSRGVVVAGQSQAGARVSLGGDGAEAITGLTVDQYGMLYKVAVPPATFSPTGLPSVVNMSPLPPTFNVASSLIQHPGIHYPPIHYAQLPSTSLQFIGSPYSLPYAVPPNFLPSPLLSPSANLATSHLPHFVPYASLLAEGATPPPQASSPAHSFNKVPSATSPPGQLPHHSSTQPLDLAPGRMPIYYQMSRLPAGYTLHETPPAGASPVLTPQEGQSALEAAAANGQRQRERNLVRRESEALDSPNSKSEGQGLVPVVECVVDGQLFSGSQTARVEVAVPAHRGTPDTDLEVQRVVGALASQDYRVVTAQRKDEPSPLNLSHHTPDHQGEGRGSARNPAEMAEKNQAQGFYPQSHQEPVKHRPLPKAMVVANGNLVPTGTDPGLLPMGSEILVASSLDMQARATFPDKEPTPPPITSSHVPSHFMKGAIIQLATGELKRVEDLQTQDFVRSAEVSGGLKIDSSTVVDIQESQWPGFVMLHFVVGEQQSKVSIEVPPEHPFFVYGQGWSSCSPGRTAQLFSLPCHRLQVGDVCISISLQSLNSNSVSQASCAPPGQLGPPRERPERTVLGPREQCDSEGKSQPPGEGSQMVEPSQPEPGAQACWPAPSFQRYSMQGEEARAALLRPSFISQEVKLSIEGRSNAGK; from the exons ATGAAACCTGTTCATGAGAGGAGTCAGGAATGCCTTCCACCAAAGAAACGAGACCTCCCCGTGACCAGCGAGGATATGGGGAGAACTACCAGCTGCTCAACTAACCACACACCCTCCAGTGATGCCTCTGAATGGTCCCGAGGGGTTGTGGTGGCCGGGCAGAGCCAGGCAGGAGCCAGAGTCAGCCTGGGGGGTGATGGAGCTGAGGCCATCACTGGTCTGACAGTGGACCAGTATGGTATGCTGTATAAGGTGGCTGTGCCACCTGCTACCTTCTCCCCAACTGGCCTCCCATCTGTGGTGAACATGAGCCCCTTGCCCCCCACATTTAATGTAGCGTCTTCACTGATTCAACATCCAGGAATCCACTATCCCCCAATCCACTATGCTCAACTCCCGTCCACCTCTCTGCAGTTTATCGGGTCTCCTTATAGCCTTCCCTATGCTGTGCCACCTAATTTCCTACCAagtcccctcctttctccttctgccaaCCTCGCCACCTCTCACCTTCCTCACTTTGTGCCATATGCCTCACTCCTGGCAGAAGGAGCCACTCCT CCCCCCCAGGCTTCCTCCCCAGCCCACTCATTCAACAAAGTCCCTTCTGCCACCTCCCCACCTGGGCAGTTGCCACATCACTCGAGTACTCAGCCGCTGGACCTTGCTCCAGGCCGGATGCCCATTTATTATCAGATGTCCAGGCTACCTGCTGGGTACACTTTGCATGAAACCCCTCCAGCAGGTGCCAGCCCAGTTCTTACCCCTCAGGAGGGCCAGTCTGCTCTGGAAGCAGCCGCTGCCAATGGACAGAGACAGCGAGAACGAAACTTAGTAAGACGGGAAAGCGAAGCCCTCGACTCCCCCAACAGCAAGAGTGAAGGCCAGGGACTGGTGCCAGTGGTAGAATGTGTGGTGGATGGACAGTTGTTTTCAGGTTCTCAGACTGCACGGGTGGAGGTGGCAGTGCCAGCACACCGAGGGACCCCAGACACCGACCTTGAGGTCCAGCGGGTGGTTGGCGCTTTAGCTTCTCAGGACTATcgtgtggtgacagctcagaggaaGGATGAGCCCAGCCCTCTCAACCTGTCCCATCATACACCCGACCATCAGGGTGAGGGGCGAGGGTCAGCCAGGAACCCAGCAGAGATGGCCGAGAAAAATCAGGCCCAAGGGTTCTACCCTCAATCCCATCAGGAACCGGTGAAACACAGACCTTTACCCAAAGCAATGGTTGTAGCCAATGGCAACCTGGTGCCCACTGGAACTGACCCAGGTCTGCTACCCATGGGCTCGGAGATCCTGGTGGCATCAAGTTTGGACATGCAGGCCAGAGCCACCTTCCCAGATAAGGAGCCAACGCCACCCCCCATTACCTCCTCCCACGTGCCCTCCCATTTCATGAAAGGCGCCATCATCCAGCTGGCTACAGGGGAGCTGAAGCGGGTGGAGGACCTCCAGACCCAGGACTTTGTGCGCAGTGCCGAAGTGAGCGGGGGGCTGAAGATTGACTCTAGCACGGTCGTGGACATTCAGGAGAGCCAGTGGCCTGGATTTGTCATGCTGCATTTCGTGGTTGGTGAGCAGCAGAGCAAAGTGAGCATCGAGGTGCCCCCTGAGCACCCCTTCTTTGTATATGGCCAGGGCTGGTCCTCCTGCAGCCCCGGGAGGACTGCACAGCTCTTCTCTTTGCCCTGCCATCGGCTGCAGGTGGGAGATGTCTGCATCTCTATCAGTTTACAGAGCTTGAACAGTAACTCAGTTTCTCAGGCTAGCTGTGCTCCCCCAGGCCAGCTGGGTCCCCCCCGAGAAAGGCCTGAGAGGACAGTCTTGGGACCCAGAGAGCAATGTGACAGTGAGGGGAAGAGCCAGCCGCCAGGTGAGGGCTCCCAAATGGTAGAGCCCTCGCAGCCGGAGCCTGGTGCTCAGGCCTGCTGGCCAGCCCCAAGCTTCCAAAGATACAGCATGCAAGGGGAGGAGGCACGGGCTGCGCTGCTCCGTCCCTCTTTCATTTCACAGGAGGTAAAGCTGTCCATCGAAGGGCGTTCCAATGCAGGAAAATGA